The following coding sequences lie in one Paracidovorax avenae genomic window:
- the dgoD gene encoding galactonate dehydratase: MKITRLTTFLVPPRWCFLKIETDEGIDGWGEPVLEGRAQTVAAAVEELADYLVGKDPRNIEDHWTVLYRGGFYRGGGIHMSALAGIDQALWDIKGKALGVPVSDLLGGNVRDKIRVYSWIGGDRPAETARQARDAVGRGFTAVKMNGTEEMQFVDTFDKVERCLQNVAAVREAVGPHVGIGVDFHGRVHRPMAKVLIKELEPYRLMFIEEPVLSEHDEALKEIARISSTPIALGERLYSRWDFKRVLQEGYADIVQPDPSHAGGITETRKIASMAEAYDVAVALHCPLGPIALAANLQIDAVCYNAFIQEQSLGIHYNQDNDLMDYVSNPQVFAYQDGMVAIPRGPGLGIEVNEDYVRERARQGHRWRNPVWRHRDGSLAEW, translated from the coding sequence ATGAAGATCACCCGATTGACCACGTTCCTGGTGCCGCCACGCTGGTGCTTCCTGAAGATCGAAACCGACGAAGGCATCGACGGCTGGGGCGAGCCCGTCCTCGAAGGCCGCGCCCAGACCGTGGCCGCCGCCGTGGAAGAACTGGCCGACTACCTCGTCGGCAAGGACCCGCGCAACATCGAGGACCACTGGACGGTGCTCTACCGCGGCGGCTTCTACCGCGGCGGCGGCATCCACATGAGCGCGCTGGCCGGCATCGACCAGGCCCTTTGGGACATCAAGGGCAAGGCCCTGGGCGTGCCGGTGTCCGACCTGCTGGGCGGCAACGTGCGCGACAAAATCCGCGTCTACAGCTGGATCGGCGGCGACCGGCCGGCCGAGACCGCGCGCCAGGCCCGCGACGCGGTGGGCCGGGGCTTCACCGCGGTGAAGATGAACGGGACGGAAGAAATGCAGTTCGTGGACACCTTCGACAAGGTGGAGCGCTGCCTGCAGAACGTGGCCGCCGTGCGCGAGGCCGTGGGCCCGCACGTGGGCATCGGCGTGGATTTCCACGGGCGCGTCCACCGGCCCATGGCCAAGGTGCTCATCAAGGAACTGGAGCCCTACCGGCTGATGTTCATCGAGGAGCCCGTGCTCAGCGAGCACGACGAGGCGCTCAAGGAGATCGCGCGCATCTCTTCCACGCCCATCGCCCTGGGCGAGCGGCTGTACTCGCGCTGGGACTTCAAGCGCGTGCTGCAGGAGGGCTATGCGGACATCGTCCAGCCCGACCCGTCCCACGCCGGCGGCATCACCGAAACACGCAAGATCGCGTCCATGGCCGAGGCCTACGATGTGGCCGTGGCCCTGCACTGCCCGCTGGGGCCCATCGCGCTGGCGGCCAACCTGCAGATCGATGCGGTCTGCTACAACGCCTTCATCCAGGAGCAGAGCCTGGGCATCCACTACAACCAGGACAACGACCTGATGGACTACGTGTCCAACCCGCAGGTCTTCGCCTACCAGGACGGCATGGTGGCCATCCCGCGGGGCCCGGGCCTGGGCATCGAGGTGAACGAAGACTACGTGCGCGAGCGCGCCCGGCAGGGCCACCGCTGGCGCAACCCCGTGTGGCGCCACCGGGACGGCAGCCTCGCGGAATGGTGA
- a CDS encoding ABC transporter permease, producing the protein MHSSQTTSMPEQRTSPFAPAALLRHRLAWPVITLLLLLAINAAFNPGFLHIEWRDGHFYGSLIDILNRAAPLVLVSLGMTMVIATRGIDISVGATVAIAAAVAAWLIGGSVSATESRFPLPVAILGALGVALLCGVWNGVLVARVGMQPIIATLILMVAGRGIAQLITDGQIITIYYAPYFFMGGGYLAGLPFSLFVAAAVFAVLYLAITRTALGLFIQAVGVNPTAARVAGVQAGRLIMAAYVFCGVCAGIAGLLISSNVKSADGNNAGQLMELDAILAVTLGGTALTGGRFSLAGSVIGALIIQTLTYAIYSLGVPPEVNLVVKAVVVFVVMLLQSPEFRTQVGLLARRPAAGRALP; encoded by the coding sequence ATGCACTCATCGCAGACCACGAGCATGCCTGAGCAGCGCACTTCCCCCTTCGCCCCCGCCGCACTGCTGCGCCATCGCCTGGCCTGGCCGGTGATCACGCTGCTGCTCCTGCTGGCGATCAATGCCGCCTTCAACCCGGGCTTCCTGCACATCGAATGGCGCGACGGCCATTTCTACGGCAGCCTGATCGACATCCTCAACCGCGCCGCGCCCCTGGTGCTGGTGTCGCTGGGCATGACCATGGTGATCGCCACGCGCGGCATCGACATCTCGGTGGGCGCCACCGTGGCCATCGCCGCGGCCGTGGCCGCCTGGCTGATCGGCGGATCGGTGTCCGCCACCGAGAGCCGCTTTCCGCTGCCGGTCGCCATCCTGGGCGCCCTGGGCGTGGCGCTGCTGTGCGGCGTGTGGAACGGCGTGCTGGTGGCCCGGGTGGGCATGCAGCCCATCATCGCCACGCTGATCCTGATGGTGGCGGGCCGGGGCATCGCCCAGCTCATCACCGACGGCCAGATCATCACCATCTACTACGCGCCCTACTTCTTCATGGGCGGGGGCTACCTGGCCGGGCTGCCGTTCTCGCTCTTCGTGGCCGCGGCGGTATTCGCGGTGCTCTACCTCGCCATCACGCGCACGGCCCTGGGGCTCTTCATCCAGGCCGTGGGCGTCAACCCCACGGCGGCACGGGTGGCCGGCGTGCAGGCCGGCCGGCTCATCATGGCGGCCTACGTGTTCTGCGGCGTGTGCGCGGGCATCGCGGGCCTGCTCATCAGTTCCAACGTGAAGAGCGCGGACGGCAACAACGCCGGCCAGCTGATGGAACTGGACGCCATCCTGGCCGTCACGCTCGGCGGCACGGCGCTCACCGGCGGGCGCTTCAGCCTGGCAGGCAGCGTGATCGGCGCGCTCATCATCCAGACGCTGACCTACGCCATCTATTCGCTGGGCGTGCCGCCCGAGGTGAACCTGGTGGTGAAGGCAGTGGTGGTGTTCGTCGTCATGCTGCTGCAGTCGCCCGAGTTCCGCACCCAGGTGGGCCTGCTCGCGCGCCGCCCCGCCGCCGGGAGAGCCCTGCCATGA
- a CDS encoding dihydrodipicolinate synthase family protein translates to MPAPHSAQNPRYRGIFPVVPTTFHEDGRLDLESQKRCLDFMIDAGVDGLCILANFSEQFSLSDAEREILTRTSLEHVAGRVPVIVTTTHYGTRVCAERSRAAQDMGAAMVMVMPPYHGATFRVPEAQIHEFYARVSDAIDIPIMVQDAPASGTVLSAPFLARMAQEIEHLAYFKIETPGAASKLRELIRLGGDAIEGPWDGEEAITLLADLDAGATGAMTGGAFPDGIRPIIEAHRQGDRDQAFALYQRWLPLINHENRQGGILTAKALMQEGGVIACEAGRHPFPPMHPEVRRGLIDIARRLDPLVLRWAR, encoded by the coding sequence ATGCCAGCACCACACTCTGCCCAAAATCCACGCTACCGCGGCATCTTCCCAGTCGTTCCGACCACGTTCCACGAGGACGGCCGCCTCGATCTGGAGAGCCAGAAGCGCTGCCTGGATTTCATGATCGACGCAGGGGTCGATGGCCTGTGCATCCTGGCCAACTTCTCCGAGCAGTTCTCGCTGTCGGACGCCGAGCGGGAGATCCTCACCCGCACGTCGCTGGAGCATGTCGCGGGCCGGGTGCCGGTGATCGTCACCACCACGCACTACGGCACCCGCGTGTGCGCCGAGCGCAGCCGCGCAGCGCAGGACATGGGCGCGGCCATGGTGATGGTGATGCCGCCCTACCACGGCGCCACCTTCCGCGTGCCCGAGGCGCAGATCCACGAGTTCTATGCCCGCGTGTCCGACGCCATCGACATTCCCATCATGGTGCAGGACGCGCCCGCCAGCGGCACGGTGCTGTCCGCCCCCTTCCTCGCCCGCATGGCGCAGGAGATCGAGCACCTGGCCTACTTCAAGATCGAGACCCCCGGTGCCGCCAGCAAGCTGCGCGAACTGATCCGCCTGGGCGGCGACGCCATCGAAGGCCCGTGGGACGGCGAGGAAGCCATCACCCTGCTGGCCGACCTGGACGCGGGCGCCACGGGCGCGATGACGGGCGGCGCCTTCCCGGATGGCATCCGCCCCATCATCGAGGCCCACCGCCAGGGCGACAGGGACCAGGCCTTCGCGCTCTACCAGCGCTGGCTGCCGCTCATCAACCACGAGAACCGCCAGGGCGGCATCCTCACCGCCAAGGCGCTGATGCAGGAAGGCGGGGTGATCGCCTGCGAGGCCGGCCGCCACCCGTTCCCGCCCATGCACCCCGAGGTGCGCCGCGGCCTGATCGACATCGCGCGCCGGCTCGACCCGCTGGTGCTGCGCTGGGCCCGCTGA
- a CDS encoding FUSC family protein: protein MRLYPSHRLRAAVRVALSHYVANGVSVALGLLLISVAVHVWLGAAAAAAASVGVIVCSPPDLPGPRRGKLWQMLPAPLLGIPLFFAVQWLHGDPLHLGLLLVPGTFLAFLAMAWGRRGIPIAVAVMFSMVFSMAAAPRVPPGGDPLPAALAITAHFALGAGLYVLYAVVANRLLNARYRVQIVADTLYSLAALMRVQARLFDSAPSGTTAPGATAAAQGPEDEAAPHDGTAEAPHALTRLLLRRQAALAEQLQGARNIVLEAPSTPARQRLAAMLVQVLETRDHLLACELDVEALKAHPGHVPVLRALRGVLLDTAAEFARLADALLRGSRPAPFADARPALAELRWSDPLPPAAISGPSPHALARGLADRVGHINDEALRMNALARGEAPPDLAVVRASWQMFVSPTAWSWAPLATLWRWDAPPLRHAVRAALAIAAGFLVAQALPWGTHAYWILLTIVVVLRGSLAQTLERRNSRVAGTLLGCVLAAALLAAHLSSWQLVLCLTVAQAVAHAFAVRRYLVTAVAATVLGLVQSHMLHGGTISPAFDLLERLADTLIGTGIAWAFSYVLPSWERSQIPALVQRTLGAQARHAREALALGQLHAVDNAPELAWRLARREAYDSLSALVQATERAMAEPRAVQPPVVALEHLQARCYQLLAQLTAIKTMLLLRRGRLDGAALQESLAQTAEAISRRLEGGEDAAATVDAAWPSLPGEAQTWPDPHDGDLGPWMVRRLALATERAGQVRAAAREAVATGGS from the coding sequence ATGAGGCTTTATCCGAGTCACCGCCTGCGGGCGGCCGTGCGCGTGGCACTGAGCCACTATGTGGCCAACGGGGTTTCCGTGGCGCTGGGCCTGCTGCTCATCTCCGTTGCCGTGCATGTCTGGCTGGGGGCCGCTGCGGCGGCGGCCGCGTCGGTGGGCGTGATCGTCTGCTCGCCGCCGGACCTGCCCGGGCCGCGCCGCGGCAAGCTCTGGCAGATGCTGCCCGCGCCGCTGCTGGGCATCCCGCTGTTTTTCGCGGTGCAGTGGCTGCATGGCGATCCGCTGCACCTGGGGCTGCTGCTGGTGCCCGGCACCTTCCTGGCCTTCCTCGCCATGGCCTGGGGCCGGCGCGGCATCCCGATCGCCGTGGCGGTGATGTTCTCCATGGTATTTTCGATGGCCGCTGCCCCGCGCGTGCCGCCGGGCGGAGACCCGCTGCCCGCCGCACTGGCGATCACCGCGCATTTCGCGCTGGGCGCGGGGCTGTACGTGCTCTATGCGGTGGTGGCGAACCGGCTGCTCAATGCGCGCTACCGGGTGCAGATCGTGGCCGACACGCTCTATTCGCTGGCGGCGCTCATGCGCGTGCAGGCGCGGTTGTTCGACAGCGCGCCATCCGGAACCACCGCGCCCGGCGCCACCGCGGCCGCGCAGGGCCCGGAGGACGAAGCCGCGCCGCATGACGGCACGGCGGAGGCACCCCATGCCCTGACCCGCCTGCTGCTGCGCCGGCAGGCAGCCCTGGCGGAGCAACTGCAGGGCGCGCGCAACATCGTGCTGGAGGCGCCTTCCACGCCGGCCCGGCAGCGGCTGGCAGCCATGCTGGTGCAGGTGCTGGAGACGCGGGACCACCTGCTGGCGTGCGAACTGGACGTGGAGGCGCTCAAGGCGCACCCGGGCCACGTGCCGGTGCTGCGTGCGCTGCGCGGTGTGCTGCTCGACACGGCCGCGGAGTTCGCCCGGCTCGCGGACGCGCTGCTGCGCGGAAGTCGGCCCGCGCCCTTCGCCGATGCGCGGCCCGCACTGGCGGAGCTGCGCTGGAGCGATCCATTGCCGCCCGCCGCGATCTCGGGCCCGTCGCCCCACGCGTTGGCGCGTGGGCTGGCGGACCGGGTCGGGCACATCAACGACGAGGCCCTGCGGATGAACGCGCTCGCGCGCGGCGAGGCCCCTCCGGACCTGGCCGTGGTGCGCGCCAGCTGGCAGATGTTCGTCAGCCCCACGGCCTGGTCCTGGGCGCCGCTGGCCACGCTCTGGCGCTGGGATGCGCCGCCGCTGCGCCATGCGGTGCGCGCCGCGCTGGCCATCGCCGCGGGCTTCCTGGTGGCGCAGGCGCTGCCCTGGGGCACGCACGCGTACTGGATCCTGCTCACCATCGTGGTGGTGCTGCGCGGCAGCCTCGCGCAGACGCTGGAGCGCCGCAACAGCCGCGTGGCGGGCACGCTGCTGGGCTGCGTGCTGGCGGCGGCCCTGCTGGCGGCGCACCTGTCCTCGTGGCAGCTGGTGCTGTGCCTGACGGTGGCGCAGGCCGTGGCCCATGCCTTCGCGGTACGGCGCTACCTGGTCACCGCGGTGGCGGCCACGGTGCTGGGCCTGGTGCAGTCGCACATGCTGCACGGCGGGACGATCAGCCCGGCCTTCGACCTGCTCGAGCGCCTGGCCGACACGCTGATCGGCACCGGCATCGCCTGGGCGTTCTCGTATGTGCTGCCCTCCTGGGAGCGCTCGCAGATTCCGGCGCTGGTGCAGCGCACGCTGGGGGCGCAGGCGCGGCACGCGCGCGAGGCGCTGGCGCTGGGCCAGCTGCACGCGGTGGACAATGCACCCGAACTGGCCTGGCGGCTGGCGCGGCGCGAAGCCTACGACAGCCTGTCGGCCCTCGTGCAGGCCACCGAGCGGGCCATGGCCGAGCCCCGGGCCGTGCAGCCGCCCGTGGTGGCGCTGGAGCATTTGCAGGCGCGCTGCTACCAGTTGCTGGCGCAGCTCACCGCGATCAAGACCATGCTGCTGCTGCGGCGCGGGCGCCTGGATGGCGCGGCACTGCAGGAGTCCCTCGCGCAGACGGCCGAGGCGATCTCCCGCCGGCTGGAAGGGGGCGAGGACGCCGCGGCCACGGTGGATGCCGCGTGGCCGTCGCTCCCGGGCGAAGCGCAGACCTGGCCCGATCCGCACGACGGCGATCTCGGCCCCTGGATGGTGCGCCGCCTGGCGCTGGCCACCGAGCGGGCCGGGCAGGTGCGCGCCGCGGCGCGCGAGGCCGTGGCGACCGGCGGATCCTAG
- the yjfF gene encoding galactofuranose ABC transporter, permease protein YjfF produces the protein MSAVMTPAAATAPAPRGPRLNARYLPLAATIALFVAMATLGSVRYTGFFSAQVFLNLLIDNAFLIIVAVGMTFVILSGGIDLSVGAVVALTTMVFASLVERHGWNPAAAVPVVLLMGTCFGAFMGFLIERFRLQPFIVTLAGMFLARGLCYLISIDSISITHEGYSELAQWRLQLAETASISLGALIAIAVVLAGIFIAHCTPFGRAVYAVGGNEHSAVLMGLPVRSTLVGVYTLSGFCSALSGVVFTFYMLSGYGLHAVGMELDAIAAVVIGGTLLTGGVGYVAGTLFGVLMLGIIQTLISFDGTLSSWWTRIAVGVLLFVFCLLQRLLTRRSGRRR, from the coding sequence ATGAGCGCCGTCATGACCCCGGCCGCGGCCACGGCGCCGGCCCCGCGCGGCCCGCGCCTGAACGCCAGGTACCTGCCGCTGGCCGCCACCATCGCGCTCTTCGTGGCCATGGCCACGCTGGGCTCGGTGCGCTACACGGGCTTTTTCTCGGCCCAGGTGTTCCTCAACCTGCTGATCGACAACGCCTTCCTCATCATCGTCGCCGTGGGCATGACCTTCGTCATCCTCTCGGGCGGCATCGACCTGTCGGTGGGTGCCGTGGTCGCGCTGACCACCATGGTGTTCGCGTCGCTGGTGGAGCGCCACGGCTGGAACCCGGCGGCGGCCGTGCCCGTGGTGCTGCTGATGGGCACGTGCTTCGGCGCGTTCATGGGCTTCCTGATCGAGCGCTTCCGGCTGCAGCCCTTCATCGTCACGCTGGCCGGCATGTTCCTGGCGCGGGGGCTCTGCTATCTCATCAGCATCGATTCGATCAGCATCACGCATGAAGGCTATTCGGAACTCGCGCAATGGCGCCTGCAGCTGGCCGAAACCGCCTCGATCTCTCTGGGTGCGCTGATCGCCATCGCCGTGGTGCTGGCCGGCATCTTCATCGCGCACTGCACGCCGTTCGGCCGCGCGGTCTATGCCGTGGGCGGCAACGAGCACTCGGCCGTGCTGATGGGCCTGCCGGTACGCTCCACGCTGGTGGGGGTCTATACCCTGTCGGGCTTCTGCTCGGCCCTGTCCGGCGTGGTGTTCACCTTCTACATGCTCTCGGGCTACGGGCTGCATGCCGTGGGCATGGAGCTGGACGCCATCGCCGCCGTCGTCATCGGCGGCACGCTGCTCACGGGCGGCGTGGGCTACGTGGCCGGCACGCTCTTCGGCGTGCTGATGCTCGGAATCATCCAGACGCTCATTTCCTTCGACGGCACGCTCAGTTCGTGGTGGACGCGCATCGCCGTCGGCGTGCTGCTGTTCGTCTTCTGCCTGCTGCAGCGCCTGCTCACGCGCCGCTCCGGCCGGCGCCGCTGA
- a CDS encoding 2-dehydro-3-deoxy-6-phosphogalactonate aldolase, which produces MTTIDHTLFHALQRCGLIAILRGIQPHESVPIGRALYDAGFRIIEVPLNSPEPLASIRALRDALPTDCVVGAGTVLSTHDCADVAEAGGQIIVMPHSDAAVIRAARAAGLACAPGVATLTEAYAALAAGANLLKLFPAEALPPAVLKAWRAVIPPSVALAPVGGIAPESIAPYAAAGASGFGLGSALYRPGNSAADVARKAVAFIQAWHDAYGMARTCGQGPAPATAATTRSSPTAATVS; this is translated from the coding sequence ATGACCACCATCGACCACACCCTGTTCCATGCCCTGCAGCGCTGCGGCCTCATCGCCATCCTGCGCGGCATCCAGCCCCACGAGTCCGTGCCGATCGGCCGGGCCCTGTACGACGCGGGTTTCCGCATCATCGAAGTGCCGCTCAACTCGCCCGAGCCGCTGGCCAGCATCCGCGCGCTGCGCGATGCATTGCCCACCGACTGCGTGGTCGGTGCGGGGACGGTGCTTTCCACGCACGACTGCGCCGATGTGGCCGAGGCCGGCGGGCAGATCATCGTCATGCCCCACAGCGACGCTGCCGTGATCCGCGCCGCGCGCGCGGCCGGCCTGGCCTGCGCGCCCGGCGTGGCGACGCTGACCGAGGCCTATGCGGCGCTGGCCGCCGGTGCCAACCTGCTCAAGCTCTTCCCGGCGGAAGCGCTTCCTCCCGCCGTGCTCAAGGCCTGGCGCGCGGTGATCCCGCCCAGCGTGGCGCTGGCGCCCGTCGGCGGCATCGCGCCGGAAAGCATCGCCCCCTATGCGGCGGCAGGCGCCAGCGGCTTCGGCCTGGGCTCGGCCCTCTACCGCCCCGGCAACAGCGCGGCCGACGTGGCCCGCAAGGCCGTCGCCTTCATCCAGGCCTGGCACGACGCCTATGGCATGGCCCGCACGTGCGGACAGGGCCCGGCACCGGCCACCGCAGCGACCACCCGTTCCTCGCCCACCGCAGCCACCGTTTCCTGA
- a CDS encoding 2-dehydro-3-deoxygalactonokinase, producing the protein MNDHAADLQATRLVALDWGTTSLRAYRLGDGGRVLELRHRPWGIMHLPPAPADEDAGADAAFERALQDACGDWLAAAPHLPLLACGMVGSAQGWREARYLHTPTSLDALAQGLTRVDRPGGQPLHIVPGLLQPGDLPNVMRGEETQVLGVLALRPAEDAGPWLVGLPGSHSKWVVAWRGGIEGFHTFMTGEVFAALRGHTILGRTMAPAGAQDGDAPHDAAFVRGLKVAGGSDAGLGLLSHIFSTRTLGLTGALPASAQADYLSGLLIGHEVAALARVHPPGSAAAPVQPLLCGEPDLCRRYALALRLQGFAEPAIAAQATTTGLWQIARAAGLPAGGAPQPSSAESLAA; encoded by the coding sequence ATGAACGACCACGCCGCCGACCTCCAGGCCACCCGCCTCGTCGCCCTCGACTGGGGCACCACTTCCCTGCGTGCCTACCGCCTGGGCGACGGGGGCCGCGTGCTGGAGCTGCGCCACCGGCCCTGGGGCATCATGCACCTGCCGCCCGCACCCGCGGATGAGGACGCCGGCGCGGACGCTGCCTTCGAGCGCGCCCTGCAGGACGCCTGCGGCGACTGGCTGGCTGCCGCACCGCACCTTCCGCTGCTGGCCTGCGGCATGGTGGGCAGCGCCCAGGGCTGGCGCGAGGCGCGCTACCTGCACACGCCCACCTCGCTCGACGCGCTGGCGCAAGGATTGACCCGGGTGGACCGCCCCGGCGGCCAGCCCCTGCACATCGTGCCCGGCCTGCTGCAGCCCGGCGACCTGCCCAACGTGATGCGCGGCGAGGAAACCCAGGTGCTGGGCGTGCTGGCCCTGCGGCCCGCCGAAGACGCCGGCCCCTGGCTGGTCGGCCTGCCAGGCTCCCACAGCAAGTGGGTGGTGGCGTGGCGCGGCGGCATCGAGGGCTTCCACACCTTCATGACGGGAGAGGTGTTCGCCGCGCTGCGCGGCCACACCATCCTGGGCCGGACCATGGCCCCCGCGGGCGCGCAGGACGGCGACGCGCCCCATGACGCCGCCTTCGTGCGCGGGCTGAAAGTGGCAGGCGGCAGCGACGCCGGCCTGGGCCTGCTCTCGCACATCTTCAGCACCCGGACCCTGGGGCTCACGGGCGCGCTGCCCGCCAGCGCCCAGGCCGACTACCTCTCGGGCCTGCTCATCGGCCACGAGGTCGCCGCCCTCGCCCGCGTGCATCCGCCGGGCAGCGCCGCTGCGCCCGTCCAGCCGCTGCTCTGCGGCGAGCCGGACCTGTGCCGCCGCTACGCGCTGGCCCTGCGGCTGCAGGGCTTCGCCGAGCCCGCCATCGCCGCCCAGGCCACGACCACCGGGCTCTGGCAGATCGCCCGGGCCGCCGGCCTGCCGGCCGGGGGAGCGCCCCAACCCTCATCCGCGGAGAGCCTTGCAGCATGA
- a CDS encoding IlvD/Edd family dehydratase — MTTPPRKLRSTEWFGTADKNGFMYRSWMKNQGIPDHEFDGRPIIGICNTWSELTPCNAHFRKIAEHVKRGIYEAGGFPVEFPVFSNGESNLRPTAMLTRNLASMDVEEAIRGNPIDAVVLLTGCDKTTPALLMGAASCDVPAIVVTGGPMLNGKLAGKDIGSGTAVWQLHESLKAGEIELHQFLAAEGGMSRSAGTCNTMGTASTMACMAESLGTSLPHNAAIPAVDARRYVLAHMSGKRIVEMAHEGLTLSKILTREAFENAIRTNAAIGGSTNAVIHLKAIAGRIGVQLDLEDWTRIGRGTPTLVDLQPSGRFLMEEFYYAGGLPAVLRRLGENGLLPHPDALTVNGRSLWDNVRDAPQYNDEVIRPLDNPLIADGGICILRGNLAPRGAVLKPSAATPELLRHRGRAVVFENLEHYKERIVDEDLDIDASCVMVMKNCGPKGYPGMAEVGNMGLPPKLLRQGVKDMVRISDARMSGTAYGTVVLHVAPEAAAGGPLAAVRDGDFIELDCEQGRLHLDISDEELAARLAELAATDHGGRGGYQRLYVDHVLQADEGCDFDFLVGCRGAAVPRHSH, encoded by the coding sequence ATGACCACTCCTCCGCGCAAACTCCGCTCCACCGAATGGTTCGGCACGGCCGACAAGAACGGTTTCATGTACCGCAGCTGGATGAAGAACCAGGGCATCCCCGACCATGAGTTCGACGGCCGCCCCATCATCGGCATCTGCAACACCTGGTCCGAACTCACGCCCTGCAACGCGCACTTCCGCAAGATCGCCGAGCACGTCAAGCGCGGCATCTACGAGGCAGGCGGCTTCCCGGTCGAGTTCCCCGTCTTCTCCAACGGCGAATCCAACCTGCGCCCCACCGCCATGCTCACGCGCAACCTGGCCAGCATGGACGTGGAGGAGGCCATCCGCGGCAACCCCATCGACGCCGTCGTGCTGCTCACGGGCTGCGACAAGACCACGCCGGCCCTCCTGATGGGCGCGGCCAGCTGCGACGTGCCGGCCATCGTGGTGACGGGCGGGCCCATGCTCAACGGCAAGCTGGCCGGCAAGGACATCGGCTCGGGCACGGCCGTGTGGCAGCTGCACGAATCCCTGAAGGCGGGCGAGATCGAGCTGCACCAGTTCCTCGCGGCCGAAGGCGGCATGTCGCGCTCGGCCGGCACCTGCAACACCATGGGCACGGCCAGCACCATGGCCTGCATGGCCGAATCGCTGGGCACCTCGCTGCCGCACAACGCAGCCATTCCGGCGGTGGACGCGCGCCGCTACGTGCTGGCGCACATGTCCGGCAAGCGCATCGTCGAGATGGCGCACGAAGGGCTCACGCTCTCGAAGATCCTGACACGCGAAGCCTTCGAGAACGCCATCCGCACCAACGCCGCCATCGGCGGCTCGACCAATGCCGTCATCCACCTGAAGGCGATCGCCGGCCGCATCGGCGTGCAGCTCGACCTGGAGGACTGGACCCGCATCGGGCGCGGCACGCCCACGCTGGTGGACCTGCAGCCCTCGGGCCGCTTCCTGATGGAAGAGTTCTACTACGCGGGCGGCCTGCCCGCCGTGCTGCGCCGCCTGGGCGAGAACGGACTGCTGCCCCATCCGGACGCGCTCACCGTGAACGGCAGGAGCCTGTGGGACAACGTGCGCGATGCGCCCCAGTACAACGACGAGGTGATCCGCCCGCTGGACAACCCGCTGATCGCGGATGGCGGCATCTGCATCCTGCGCGGCAACCTGGCGCCGCGCGGCGCGGTGCTCAAGCCTTCGGCCGCCACGCCCGAACTGCTCCGGCACCGGGGCCGCGCCGTGGTGTTCGAGAACCTGGAGCATTACAAGGAGCGCATCGTCGATGAGGACCTGGACATCGACGCCAGCTGCGTGATGGTCATGAAGAACTGCGGCCCCAAGGGCTACCCCGGCATGGCCGAGGTGGGCAACATGGGCCTGCCGCCGAAGCTGCTGCGGCAGGGCGTGAAGGACATGGTCCGCATCTCCGACGCGCGCATGAGCGGCACCGCCTACGGCACCGTGGTGCTGCACGTGGCGCCCGAGGCCGCGGCCGGCGGTCCCCTGGCCGCCGTGCGCGACGGCGACTTCATCGAGCTGGACTGCGAGCAGGGGCGCCTGCACCTGGACATCAGCGACGAGGAACTGGCCGCGCGCCTGGCCGAACTGGCCGCCACCGACCATGGCGGCCGCGGCGGGTACCAGCGCCTCTATGTCGATCACGTGCTGCAGGCCGACGAGGGCTGCGACTTCGATTTCCTGGTGGGCTGCCGTGGCGCCGCCGTACCCCGCCATTCGCATTGA